One window from the genome of Sulfodiicoccus acidiphilus encodes:
- a CDS encoding CoxG family protein, with protein MKVEGKFEVEAPKDRVDSFLSDPNQFSQCLPGLREMKVETEGFRASFKLDVSGAGISQLSTVSSTMTFKVVRSAEGVSIRGEGKAVGAKVRLELNVRTLGTGSVTTVEWDASLDVGLLARFFGDELLRRVTDDNVRQLTSCVQAKVSSPS; from the coding sequence TTGAAGGTTGAGGGGAAGTTCGAAGTGGAGGCACCTAAGGACAGGGTCGATTCCTTCCTCTCCGATCCTAACCAGTTCTCCCAATGTCTGCCAGGCCTCAGGGAGATGAAGGTGGAGACAGAGGGCTTCAGGGCCTCCTTCAAACTCGACGTGAGCGGGGCAGGCATATCCCAGCTCAGCACCGTCTCGTCAACCATGACATTCAAGGTGGTCAGGTCCGCTGAAGGTGTTTCGATAAGGGGAGAAGGTAAAGCTGTTGGAGCGAAGGTGAGGCTAGAATTGAACGTGAGAACTCTCGGAACGGGCAGTGTGACGACTGTCGAGTGGGATGCGTCCCTTGACGTGGGACTTCTGGCTAGGTTCTTCGGGGACGAGCTCCTTAGAAGGGTCACCGACGACAACGTCAGGCAACTCACCTCTTGCGTGCAGGCTAAGGTTTCGTCTCCTAGCTAG
- a CDS encoding FAD-dependent oxidoreductase: protein MTRVVVIGGGATGLFVALDLSLRGVEVVVVERGDIGSGTSGKFHGMLHSGARYAVNDPQAARECVQESEVMSKIAPHAVEDTGGLFVALNEEEANFGDKLSSALKSVGAEHREVEREEALKQEPALSHALRRAIWVHDRVVHGYDLLSSVALTAFENGAKVLTFTEVVDFLKGGGVKVRDVPSGRTYEIRSDHVVNAAGPWTFRLAELEGETGVEVMPTAGTMAVFSGRPVNSVLNRMRPPSDGDILLPYGGNVIAGTTAKVVDDPNQVEADDEEVELLRRESSAMVPWLEGRKPVRTYASVRPLVKQPGASGRSATRDFVIHEHHSGLVTSVIGGKLTTSRLVGEKTADRVGETLGVRERSRTAFTELLSPRSEKGVRLIEKGLGFVHVNSREGGVDQERYEVVACWATSIALRRMSLEG from the coding sequence ATGACTCGCGTGGTTGTGATAGGGGGTGGGGCCACGGGGCTCTTCGTTGCCCTCGACCTCTCCCTCAGAGGCGTCGAAGTCGTTGTGGTAGAGAGGGGAGACATAGGGTCTGGAACGTCGGGGAAGTTCCACGGTATGCTCCACAGCGGAGCTAGGTATGCCGTCAACGATCCTCAGGCTGCGAGGGAGTGCGTTCAAGAGAGCGAGGTGATGTCTAAGATAGCTCCTCACGCCGTTGAGGATACTGGGGGGCTCTTCGTTGCCCTCAACGAAGAGGAGGCCAATTTCGGGGACAAGTTGTCGTCAGCTCTCAAGTCAGTGGGGGCAGAGCATAGGGAAGTGGAGAGGGAGGAAGCATTGAAACAGGAGCCGGCCCTGTCGCACGCCCTCAGGAGGGCCATCTGGGTACACGACAGGGTAGTTCACGGATACGATCTGTTGAGCAGTGTGGCCCTGACGGCCTTCGAGAACGGAGCCAAGGTACTTACGTTCACAGAGGTAGTTGACTTCCTAAAAGGAGGGGGAGTTAAAGTGAGGGACGTCCCGTCGGGAAGGACCTACGAAATCAGGTCAGATCACGTCGTGAATGCGGCCGGGCCGTGGACGTTCAGGTTGGCCGAGTTGGAGGGTGAGACGGGAGTGGAGGTGATGCCCACGGCTGGAACCATGGCGGTGTTCTCGGGAAGGCCGGTCAACTCTGTCCTGAACAGAATGAGGCCCCCTTCAGATGGGGACATTCTCCTCCCCTACGGCGGAAACGTGATCGCTGGAACCACGGCCAAGGTGGTGGACGACCCAAACCAGGTGGAGGCGGATGATGAGGAGGTGGAGCTACTTCGTAGGGAGTCCTCAGCCATGGTGCCTTGGCTAGAGGGGAGGAAACCCGTTCGAACTTACGCTTCGGTGAGGCCGTTGGTGAAGCAACCTGGCGCCTCAGGGAGGAGCGCCACGAGGGACTTCGTGATCCACGAACACCACTCCGGCCTCGTCACCTCCGTGATAGGTGGCAAACTCACCACCTCCAGACTAGTAGGGGAGAAGACAGCGGATCGAGTGGGGGAGACCCTAGGTGTAAGGGAAAGGTCTAGGACAGCGTTTACGGAACTCCTCTCCCCGAGGTCGGAGAAGGGGGTTAGGCTTATCGAGAAGGGGTTAGGCTTCGTCCACGTGAATTCCAGGGAAGGAGGAGTTGACCAGGAAAGGTACGAAGTGGTGGCCTGCTGGGCGACATCGATCGCCCTGAGGAGGATGTCCCTTGAAGGTTGA
- the purE gene encoding 5-(carboxyamino)imidazole ribonucleotide mutase — MEAHKPLVGVIMGSKSDWEYMREASTTLHEFGVPHEVKIVSAHRTPELMYSYAKEAASRGLEVIIAGAGGAAHLPGMTASLTTLPVIGVPIPTKHVGGLDSLLSIVQMPRGVPVATVAVGNAKNAALLAVRIMAIKRPDLQEKLRQFAEDQAKDVIQSKLE; from the coding sequence ATGGAAGCTCATAAGCCCCTAGTTGGAGTCATAATGGGGAGCAAGTCAGACTGGGAGTACATGAGGGAGGCGTCTACTACACTGCACGAGTTCGGAGTGCCCCACGAGGTGAAGATCGTTTCAGCTCACAGAACACCTGAGCTCATGTACTCCTACGCAAAGGAAGCAGCGTCGAGGGGACTTGAAGTGATAATAGCAGGAGCCGGCGGTGCCGCCCATCTACCGGGAATGACGGCTTCTCTCACTACGTTGCCAGTGATAGGGGTCCCCATACCCACTAAACACGTGGGAGGGCTGGACTCGTTGCTCTCAATTGTGCAAATGCCACGAGGGGTACCAGTCGCAACAGTAGCTGTGGGTAACGCGAAGAACGCTGCCCTCCTAGCGGTGAGGATCATGGCAATTAAGAGGCCGGACCTACAGGAGAAGCTAAGACAATTCGCGGAGGACCAGGCGAAGGATGTCATCCAGTCCAAGCTGGAATAA
- a CDS encoding HPP family protein yields the protein MWKRVMERTKLVSGVNLVVTLAALVALTVETRTTFILPPFIATAATKFEDPQWRFNRTISVVSSYVLSGVLAVVTVAIGGRGILWASVVTAVAWILMILADLEHSPALLAAFLGVLERVGPLYVLHPVLVGCLLEESIHFVTTKGLSRGT from the coding sequence TTGTGGAAGAGAGTTATGGAAAGAACGAAACTGGTTTCTGGGGTCAACCTCGTCGTCACTCTAGCTGCCCTAGTGGCCTTGACTGTTGAAACTAGAACGACGTTCATTCTTCCTCCCTTCATCGCCACAGCGGCGACCAAGTTCGAGGATCCTCAGTGGAGGTTCAATAGGACGATCTCAGTGGTGTCGAGCTACGTCCTGTCAGGAGTTTTGGCCGTAGTCACGGTTGCCATAGGAGGAAGGGGGATTCTGTGGGCATCGGTCGTGACTGCTGTAGCTTGGATCCTCATGATCTTGGCCGACTTAGAACATTCTCCAGCTCTCCTCGCCGCCTTCCTCGGAGTGTTGGAACGGGTCGGGCCGCTCTACGTACTTCATCCAGTCCTCGTAGGATGTCTCTTAGAGGAATCGATACACTTCGTCACCACGAAAGGGTTGAGCCGAGGAACGTAA
- a CDS encoding 5-(carboxyamino)imidazole ribonucleotide synthase codes for MSSSPSWNNVLILGGGQLGRMMVLEGRGLPMKFGVLEGPGSPGCQVSDYCFTLSEAKEAVEWADVVTFEFEHVDDGVLQEAQQLSKLTPNLKAILPKRDRREERKLLSSLGLPVPRWYPAEDGREALRLLKDQFNNVGVVKSAKGGYDGKGQYFVRGDPSTAPIRESKEPFVVEDLVDFDYEASVVAVRGKDGEFRTYQPSFNVNKAGILIYSFGPTGDEAMTSYARRLAEALDYVGTMAVEFFVKESSVIVNEYAPRVHNTGHHTLDAARTSQFENHLRAIAGLPLGETQVHSAYGTVNILGLSDVPKEVLRYGRLHWYGKMEARKRRKMGHVNVLGEDIREVREKIDRVLSLLYPNGLDL; via the coding sequence ATGTCATCCAGTCCAAGCTGGAATAACGTGCTCATACTTGGGGGAGGTCAGCTTGGAAGAATGATGGTGTTGGAAGGCAGGGGTCTCCCCATGAAGTTCGGCGTCCTGGAAGGTCCGGGATCGCCGGGATGCCAGGTGAGCGACTACTGCTTCACCCTGTCTGAGGCGAAGGAGGCCGTGGAGTGGGCGGACGTTGTGACGTTTGAGTTCGAGCATGTGGATGACGGAGTCCTTCAAGAGGCTCAGCAGCTAAGTAAGTTAACCCCAAATCTAAAGGCGATCTTGCCCAAGAGGGACAGAAGGGAAGAGAGGAAACTCCTCTCCTCCTTGGGGCTTCCTGTACCAAGGTGGTACCCGGCGGAGGATGGGAGGGAGGCCCTAAGACTTCTGAAAGACCAGTTCAACAACGTAGGCGTGGTGAAGTCGGCCAAGGGAGGATACGACGGGAAGGGCCAATACTTCGTGAGGGGAGATCCCTCAACGGCCCCCATAAGGGAGTCAAAGGAGCCCTTCGTGGTGGAGGACCTAGTAGACTTCGATTACGAAGCGTCGGTGGTAGCGGTGAGGGGTAAAGACGGAGAGTTCAGGACCTACCAACCTTCATTCAACGTAAACAAGGCTGGGATCCTCATCTACAGCTTCGGTCCAACTGGCGATGAAGCAATGACGTCCTACGCGAGACGGCTAGCGGAGGCCCTAGACTACGTAGGTACAATGGCGGTAGAGTTCTTTGTGAAGGAAAGTAGTGTGATCGTGAACGAGTATGCGCCCCGGGTTCATAACACTGGACACCACACACTCGACGCGGCGAGGACGTCTCAGTTCGAGAACCACCTCAGAGCTATCGCCGGCCTGCCCCTAGGGGAGACTCAGGTTCACTCGGCCTACGGAACTGTCAACATCTTAGGACTCTCTGACGTACCTAAGGAGGTACTCAGGTACGGTAGGCTCCACTGGTACGGTAAGATGGAGGCTAGGAAGAGGAGGAAGATGGGCCACGTAAACGTACTTGGGGAGGATATCAGAGAGGTGAGGGAGAAAATCGATCGAGTTCTGTCTCTCCTCTACCCCAACGGCCTCGATTTATAG